The DNA segment CAACCATCGAAGATACTGAGTAGCTTACTGATAGTCGCTTACCTTACAACCATTACCGTCCTGTTGTTCTCCGATCTCCCTGCTAGTCTGTTCTATAGCAGTCTATTGCTGGTATTGTGGCAGGGCTATCGTCATTATCATGATTATCTGGCGCATGACACCTCGTTCGGGATTGATTATCTTAGCTGGCAGGGTGATGGTGAATGGCGCGTGTATTTCAAGACCCGGGTTAATAATGATTATGTTATAAAAACGATCTCATCCGTCTTTTACTGTCGCTGGTTTATCGGTTTTTTCTTACAGGGAGATAAAGAACGAGGTCTAGCTTTGTTGATCCCCGTTGATATGCTGGATGCTCATCACTTTCGACAACTTTATGTGCATTTGAAGATTCAGTCATGCGGATAATTGATTGGTGCGTAGTACGCACCATTAAACAATGACCGGAAATGTCGAAATAATTCACACTCTTTGGTTCAGATCTGTTGGGTATGAGCGTACCATTAACTAATGACAACAATCCGTTTCAACAAACCCTTCCGGGTACTCACACAATTCCGTGAGGATGGTACACACACCACCCTGGCAAGCTATATCGACCTAAAAAAGGTCTACCCTGCGGGCAGACTGGATCACGATAGTGAGGGCCTATTATTGTTGACCGATGACGGTCGTCTGCAGCATCGTATCTCTGACCCCAAACATAAACTGGAAAAACGTTACTGGGTACAGCTTGAAGGTGAAATCAATGACTCCGCTATTCAACAACTGCAACAAGGCGTGTCGTTGAAAGATGGCATGACTAAGAAGGCGTATTGTCGTAGAATTAATGAACCCGCCACGCTCTGGCCACGCGACCCACCGATACGTCAACGTGCCAATATCCCCACCAGTTGGATTGAACTGGGCATTAAGGAAGGAAAGAACCGACAGGTGAGGCGCATGACCGCAGCCGTGGGGTTCCCAACCCTGCGCCTGATTCGTTATGCCATTGGATCAATCACACTGGATGGCCTAAAACCAGGTGCATGGGATGAAATTGATGAAACTGAGTTAACGAAATAACAGTGATTAATCATATAAAAATCAGCATTCAAGATCAGCAACTCGAATTACATAAGAGCGATCAATCCGTTCAACGCTACCCAATATCCACTGCAAAAAAGGGTGCAGGAGAACTGAACGGCAGTGAATGCACCCCAAGGGGGCAGCATCAGATTCGTGCCATGATAGGTTCAAATTGCCCGCTCAATACGGTGTTTGTTGCCCGTAGACCCACCGGTGAGATCTATAACGAAGCACTGGCACAACAATATCCACAACGCGACTGGATTCTAACGCGTATTCTATGGCTGAGTGGTATGGAGAAGGGTAAAAATCGTCTGGGTGAAGTTGATACCATGCAACGTTTCATCTACATTCATGGTTGTCCTGATGATTGTCAACTGAGTCAGCCCGGATCACATGGCTGTATTCGTATGCATAATCAGGATGTTGTGGCATTATTTGATCAGGTAGAACCAGGAACGCCTGTGATTGTTCAGTGAATCAAGCCAAAACCGCATTAGCTTGAACGTCTCCCATCTTGATTAAGCGAACATTCTCCTTGCTGATACCCCAGCGGCTATCATGCAACCAGGCCTCCAGTTTTTCAGCAGGCAGAGGGCGACTGAATAAATACCCTTGAACCACGTCACAGCCTAATATTTCCAGTACATTTAATGTCTCTTTGTCCTCAACGCCCTCGGCAACAACACTACGCCCCATATTATGAGCGAGATCGATAATAGAGCGTACGATAATGGCATTATTCTCATTACGTGTCATATCAGTAACGAAGGAACGATCAATCTTGAGTTCATCAACGGGGAGCTGATTGAGGTAGGATAATGAAGAAAATCCCGTGCCAAAATCATCAATCGACAGGGTGACACCCATTACATCCAGTTTATCCAGAATTTCTTTAGCCCTGACAATGTCCTTCATCATGGCACTTTCTGTAACCTCTAGCACCAGACAATTAGCGGGCAGCCCCCATTTCTTTAGCAGTGTATCAATCTGTTTGGGGATGCTGATATCCTGTAAGCTACGTGCTGACAGATTAAACGCCATATTGATAAATATTCCCTTGTTACGCCAGATTGAACATTGATGTAGGGCATCATTAAGAACCCACATTGTTAGCGCATTAATTAAGCCATTTTGTTCAGCAATGGGGATGAACTCATCGGGTGAGATAAAACCATATTCCGGATGTTGCCAGCGAACCAGAGCTTCTACACTAGTGATTTTTTTGCGATGTAGATCAATCTTGGGTTGAAAGTGTAATAGTAGCTCATCGTTCTCGATGGCCTGTCTGAGTCCACTGCGCAAGGCCAGTCGTTGCACACTATGAGGGTCTTCTGTTTTTTCATAAACAGAATAAGGGCTATTTGTTTTCTTTGATTGATACATGGCGGTGTCGGCATGTTGGAGAAGGGTAGAGGCATTGCTGCCGTGTTCAGGGAAGCTGGATAGTCCCATGCTGGCTCTTATTTCCAGATCAATATTGGCAATGACAAAGTTTTTTTCCAAACAATCATTAATCCGTTCCATGCAGCAAACGGCTTCTTCGATTGTTGTGTCAGGCAATAGTAAGGCAAATTCATCTCCGCCTAAACGCGCCAATATATCCCGTTTACGCAATGTTCCTGTGATTCGATTGCTTACTTCTTTCAGTAGTTCATCACCGGCATGATGCCCAAGGGTATCATTGACCTCTTTGAAGCGATTAAGGTCGATAATACACAAGACCAGTGGACTTTCATTTAATCGGGAATGCTCAATAACGGCATCAATTTCCCGGTATAAAAAGGCGCGATTGGGTAATTGAGTCAGGTCATCGTGGTGTGCCTTGTGAGAAAGCTGTATATTTTGCTGCTCGATATGACGAATAAACTGATAACCAAGCGTCAGGGTAATGACAAAGAATATGCCAAGGGTAAGTAAAATGATTTGTTGTAGACTCTGGTTATTAAGAGAGAATAATTCCGGATTTATTCCTGCTCCAGAGAAGATTATCGCTAAAAGCAGCAATATAGTTGATATCAGGGTTAGTGATCGTAATCTAACACGCATAATAAATTTTTTCTCTTTTCAGTAGCACATCCCTGATGATGGTTGACTTGCAGATCTATCGTCAGATAACAGCTTAACTTTAGTGATTTTTCAGGTGTTTTGATGTATTCCAATTAATACTAATAAAGGTACAATAAGCCCCATGATAATCATATTAAAGGGTGAGCAATGACCTTAGGGCCTGTCATGCTGGATCTACAAGGACTTCAGCTTCTGGAAGAGGAAAAAGATCTGTTGAAACACCCCAGCGTAGGAGGTGTTATCCTGTTTGCGCGCAATTTCGAATCACCACAACAACTCCAGGCATTAACCCGAGCTATCCATGAGACGCGAACCCCACGTCTGTTAATTGCCGTTGATCAGGAAGGAGGTCGGGTACAACGTTTTCGAGAGGGTTTTACACACCTGCCAGCGGTTGCTGAACTGGGGCTGTTATACACACATGAACGTCGACACGCCCTGTTACTAGCAGAGATTACCGGTTGGTTAATGGCAAGTGAGTTACTGGCTTGTGGGGTAGACCTGAGTTTTGCCCCGGTACTGGATTTGAACAAAGAGCAGAGCGAGGTCATTGGTGATCGCGCCTTCCACCAACAAGCGGAAGTTGTCGCTGATCTGGCTCATGCCTATCAACACGGTATGTTACGTGCGGGGATGCAGCCTGTTGGCAAGCATTTCCCTGGACATGGCTCCGTTATCGCCGATTCACATCTAAGCCTGCCAGTGGACACACGCGGCTACCCTGATGTGCGTATGGATGATCTTATTGTGTTTGAACGGATGGTTCACTATGGTATCAATGCACTGATGACAGCACATATACAGTATCCTCATATTGATGAACAGATTGTGAGTTATTCCCGCTTCTGGTTGGAACAGGTATTGCGTGGCGAGCTGAATTATCAAGGTGCAATCTTTAGTGATGATCTGAGCATGGAGGCTGCGGCGGGTGCGGGGGATTATCCGGCACGCGCTAGAACAGCGCTGGATGCGGGTTGTGATATGGTGCTGGTTTGTAATCACCCCCAGCAGGCCATTGAGGTGGTGCAAGACCTGGCAGAGGATAGTAATCCGGTCTCCGGCATAAGACTGGCTCATCTTCATGGGCATCGACATATTACATGGGATGAATTACATGATAATATTCACTGGTCACAGGCCGTTGCCATGGTGCACGGTTATGCAAACAATCAGGATTCTTAACACCTATGGATTTTATTAATTACATTGATAACTGGCAAATATGGGAAGACTGGATTATTCAGGTCTTTGTTGTTGTGTTTATTACCTTGCTCCTTGATTTTCTGCAACGTCGCATCCTGGTACATCTGCACAAACAAGTACAGGCGACAAAAACCCCGTGGGATGATGCCTTAATCGAATCGGCACAAAAACCAGCAAGTCTATTGATCTGGGCGATCGGTATTACCTTTGCTGCGGAGATCATCTACCAGGAGACCGAGGCCAGTATCTTTATGGCACTGGGGCCGATTCGTGATATTGGCATTATTACAGCCATTACCTGGTTTCTGGTACGCCTGACTAACAGTGTTCAGGTTAATCTGATTACTATTAATCAACAGCAGGAGAAGGACTTTGATCGCACCACGATTGATGCCATTACCAAACTGACACGTTTGTCGATTATTATTACCTCTGCCCTGGTTGCCATGCAGACTCTGGGTTTTAGTATATCGGGTGTGCTGGCATTCGGCGGTATCGGTGGTATTGCGGTCGGCTTTGCTGCTAAGGATCTACTGGCTAATTTCTTTGGTGGGTTAATGATCTATCTGGATCGCCCCTTTGCAGTGGGTGACTGGATTCGTTCACCTGATCGTAATATCGAGGGGACGGTTGAATCTATCGGCTGGCGACTCACCCGTATCCGTAGTTTTGACAAACGTCCGATCTATATACCCAATTCAATTTTTATGGCCATTGCCGTTGAGAACCCACAACGCATGTCACATCGCAGGATCTATGAAACCATTGGTATACGCTATGATGATGCCGACAAGATGGCTCAGATCACTCAGGATGTGCGTACTATGCTACAAAACCATGAGGCCATTGACACGTCTCAGACCTTGATGGTCAACTTCACCAGTTTTGCCCCGTCATCGCTGGACTTTTTTGTCTATACCTTCACGCATACCACCGTATGGACAGAGTTTCATGAAATCAAGCAGGATGTGTTGTTAAAGATCAATGCAATCATTGCACAACATGGTGCCGAGATAGCCTTCCCAACATCCACCTTGCATCTTGCCAAGCCGTTACCATCAGATATGATGGCAGGACAAGGCAATGCCGAGTAAATTATTGATCATCATCTCACAAGACCCTGGCGATACCTTGTCGATGGCAACTATACTCTCACGCAGTCGGGTGGCAGCTGCAATGGAATATGAGGTTGAGGTTATCTTTACCGGTCATGCCGCCAAACTGGCCTGTGAAGGGATCGCACAAGGGTTACCTTCACACCTGCATAGCCATCATAGCCTGCATGATCTAATCAAGGAGAGCGTTGATGACGGTGTTGTCTTTAAGGTCTGCTCAGCCATGATGGAGAGTATGGAAGCGAATAGTATCAGTGAGATTCAGGATACGGTGGGGGAGGCCTATATCATTAGCGAGGCAATGGATAGTGATTGCCGGGTGATGACTTTCTAATGGATCAGGCACGCCAGAACGCCCGTTGTATCTACACCCGTGATGAGGTCAATAACGCGATACAACAGATGGCTGATGAGATCAATCAACACCCGACATTGCCCGCTAGCCAACC comes from the Gammaproteobacteria bacterium genome and includes:
- a CDS encoding pseudouridine synthase, with product MTTIRFNKPFRVLTQFREDGTHTTLASYIDLKKVYPAGRLDHDSEGLLLLTDDGRLQHRISDPKHKLEKRYWVQLEGEINDSAIQQLQQGVSLKDGMTKKAYCRRINEPATLWPRDPPIRQRANIPTSWIELGIKEGKNRQVRRMTAAVGFPTLRLIRYAIGSITLDGLKPGAWDEIDETELTK
- a CDS encoding L,D-transpeptidase, with amino-acid sequence MNHIKISIQDQQLELHKSDQSVQRYPISTAKKGAGELNGSECTPRGQHQIRAMIGSNCPLNTVFVARRPTGEIYNEALAQQYPQRDWILTRILWLSGMEKGKNRLGEVDTMQRFIYIHGCPDDCQLSQPGSHGCIRMHNQDVVALFDQVEPGTPVIVQ
- a CDS encoding EAL domain-containing protein, whose protein sequence is MRVRLRSLTLISTILLLLAIIFSGAGINPELFSLNNQSLQQIILLTLGIFFVITLTLGYQFIRHIEQQNIQLSHKAHHDDLTQLPNRAFLYREIDAVIEHSRLNESPLVLCIIDLNRFKEVNDTLGHHAGDELLKEVSNRITGTLRKRDILARLGGDEFALLLPDTTIEEAVCCMERINDCLEKNFVIANIDLEIRASMGLSSFPEHGSNASTLLQHADTAMYQSKKTNSPYSVYEKTEDPHSVQRLALRSGLRQAIENDELLLHFQPKIDLHRKKITSVEALVRWQHPEYGFISPDEFIPIAEQNGLINALTMWVLNDALHQCSIWRNKGIFINMAFNLSARSLQDISIPKQIDTLLKKWGLPANCLVLEVTESAMMKDIVRAKEILDKLDVMGVTLSIDDFGTGFSSLSYLNQLPVDELKIDRSFVTDMTRNENNAIIVRSIIDLAHNMGRSVVAEGVEDKETLNVLEILGCDVVQGYLFSRPLPAEKLEAWLHDSRWGISKENVRLIKMGDVQANAVLA
- the nagZ gene encoding beta-N-acetylhexosaminidase yields the protein MTLGPVMLDLQGLQLLEEEKDLLKHPSVGGVILFARNFESPQQLQALTRAIHETRTPRLLIAVDQEGGRVQRFREGFTHLPAVAELGLLYTHERRHALLLAEITGWLMASELLACGVDLSFAPVLDLNKEQSEVIGDRAFHQQAEVVADLAHAYQHGMLRAGMQPVGKHFPGHGSVIADSHLSLPVDTRGYPDVRMDDLIVFERMVHYGINALMTAHIQYPHIDEQIVSYSRFWLEQVLRGELNYQGAIFSDDLSMEAAAGAGDYPARARTALDAGCDMVLVCNHPQQAIEVVQDLAEDSNPVSGIRLAHLHGHRHITWDELHDNIHWSQAVAMVHGYANNQDS
- a CDS encoding mechanosensitive ion channel family protein, with the protein product MDFINYIDNWQIWEDWIIQVFVVVFITLLLDFLQRRILVHLHKQVQATKTPWDDALIESAQKPASLLIWAIGITFAAEIIYQETEASIFMALGPIRDIGIITAITWFLVRLTNSVQVNLITINQQQEKDFDRTTIDAITKLTRLSIIITSALVAMQTLGFSISGVLAFGGIGGIAVGFAAKDLLANFFGGLMIYLDRPFAVGDWIRSPDRNIEGTVESIGWRLTRIRSFDKRPIYIPNSIFMAIAVENPQRMSHRRIYETIGIRYDDADKMAQITQDVRTMLQNHEAIDTSQTLMVNFTSFAPSSLDFFVYTFTHTTVWTEFHEIKQDVLLKINAIIAQHGAEIAFPTSTLHLAKPLPSDMMAGQGNAE
- a CDS encoding peroxiredoxin, which codes for MPSKLLIIISQDPGDTLSMATILSRSRVAAAMEYEVEVIFTGHAAKLACEGIAQGLPSHLHSHHSLHDLIKESVDDGVVFKVCSAMMESMEANSISEIQDTVGEAYIISEAMDSDCRVMTF